Genomic window (Alteromonas pelagimontana):
AGCTCAGGTTGCTGGTAGCCACCTTGCGCGACAAACTCTAAAAATTCACCGTTGCTAACCAGATACTTTGATGCTTTAAATCCAGCAACGAAGGCGGCTTGATGACCATATTCGTTATCCCAGCCATAGTATTGCGCATGAAAAGGTTTACCTGATTTTACGTCGCCTGCGGCGACAGGAATTAGTTCGTTGGTGACCCTATCGCCGACATTTTTACTTGGAGCCCAAGCGGATTTCGGTTTGATGTGCTTGATGGGAAGCTGGCGAATAAGTACCGACGACGTTTCCAAATGGATCCGTTCATGCTCTATCGCCATGAGTACAGGCCACATCGGACTGTCCCATTCAATGGGCAAGGTAAATATCATGGTTTCTATAAGATCTGAAACAACCTGGCGAACGTCGGCACGATAGTCTTTAACGTCAGCAACACTCGGCCAATCGTAATGTTCATCATTGAGATCGTCCCAACTCATTTCATCCACGCCAATAGCGAACAAAGACTCAAGCTGAGGGTTTACCCGATCTTTAAGCTGCTTCGCCAGAACCAGTTTATTGATGAAAAAAGTGGCGGTATGCCCGAAGTAGAAAATAAGAGGATGACGAAGTTTTTCAGGACGCTGATAGTAAGCTTGTTCGTCGGTCAGCAGACTATATAAACTTTCGTAAGTATCAAAAGAATGGTGAAAATATGCCAAAATCTCTTTTCGCTTATCTTCCACGTTGCCCTTTTGTAAATGTGGAGTGTGTATGATTTCCATTGCCCATCCTTAAAAATTTTTGCATCACCTATCCTCAATATCAAAATTACTAGAAGATGGAAGCGAAAAGCTATCAAGCACTTATTTAATCAGGTACAACAATCGAAAATCAATGGCTTCACTCAATGAAGGTGGAGGAGAAAGCCGATCACAACAAGAACGTGCGTGCCAATAGAAGTTTTTCGACATAAAAAACCGAAAAGAATAACGCGCCATAAAAAAAAGCCTAAACTTGCGTTTAGGCTTTTTTTAAGAATGTGGCGGAGAGCGAGGGATTCGAACCCCCGGAAGGTTTGACCCTTCGCTTGATTTCAAGTCAAGTGCATTAAACCGAGCTCTGCCAGCTCTCCGGCGAGTGATGCGTATCTTAATGAATTTTTTTCCGCTGTAAAGGGTTATATGAGAAAAAAATTCCGACTGCGGATCTTTTGTTCTATATGAGTAGCTTTTGAACAAAAAGCAGCATAAAAAAGCGCATTTTAAAAATAGTGTGATTTTCCTTAGTTGTTCTGAGCGAAAACACTTGAAAAGCGGAACCAAAAGCCATACAAATGGACTAACTAAATAGTTAACCGTTTTGGTCAATACTATCCTGTTGGAGGAAACAATGGATCAACGTTCAATGTATGCTGGTGCATCTCGATCGTCAGTACTGGAAACTAACAAGGTATTGCGTAATACGTATATGTTGTTAGCGATGACACTGGCATTTAGTGCCGTGTGTGCAGGTATCGCCATGGCAGTAGGTATTTCCCCTATCATGTCATTGGTTATGACGATTGGTGCGTTTATTACACTTTTTGTTGTACAGAAGAAAGCTGACTCTGCGTCTGGTTTATTCTGGGTGTTCTTATTTACCGGGTTAATGGGCGCGTCATTAGGTTATACCCTTAACTTCTATCTAGGTGTTGCTGGTCCTGGTCTTATTATGCAGGCGCTAGGTGCTACGGCATTAGTCTTCTTTGCGCTTTCAGGTTATGTGCTTACCACGAAGAAAGATTTCTCTTTTATGGGTGGTTTTTTGATGGTTGGACTAATGGTGGTTATTGTTGCTGCAATCGCTAATATATTTTTCGCGGTTCCGGCAGTAAGTTTAGCCATAAGTGCTGCCATCGTGTTCATAATGTCTGGGCTAATATTGTTTGATACCAGCCGCATTATCCATGGTGGTGAAACTAACTATATTCGCGCAACAGTATCGCTCTATCTGAATATATACAATCTTTTCACTGCCATCCTGCACTTGCTGGGTGCATTTGGTGGCGACGACTAACCGACAGGTTTACGGAGAAAACACCCCGTCTACGGGGTGTTTTTTTATTTATGGCTACGTATTCAGTTTTAGTGACAACCTCTCCTTTTGACTCATCAAATGCACGGCGAGCTATAAGTTTTTGCACCAGTGCTATTGAATTAGGCGACAAGATACAGCAGATTTTTTTCTATCAGGCCGGGGTTTATCACGCTAACGCTCTTATCAATCCTACTAACGATGAGTATAACCCTTACTTTCAGTGGTGTGAAATTCATCAATCTGCGGCCACTCGCTTGTGGGTTTGTGTTACTGCGGCGGCTAAACGAGGAATTATGAGCAAGCATGAAGCCGCTATTGCTGAAAAGACTCAGCACAATGTGGTGTTTCCTTTTGAACAGGTAGGCTTGGGTGAGTTTTTTACCGAATTACACCAGTGCGACCGATTGGTGCAGTTTTAATATGGCTACGTTACTAATTAGACAAACTCACTCCCCCTATGACAGCAGTGATGCGAGTGAAGGGCTGGATTTTGCATTGGGCGCCACTAATTTCGGTCATAACGTCATTGTGCTGTTCAGTGGCCGAGGTGTACTTCAGTTGCTCAACAACCAAGCCCCTCCCGCTGGCACGAAAAACCACGCAAAGCGCCTGAACCTACTTCCCCTGTATGATATAGAGAAATGTTATGTTTGCAGCCGTAGCCTTACCGATTTTTTTCCTGCAGCGCTAAGTGACCCAACTTTATTAATGAACGTAGTAAAACCTATAGAAACCAAAGAAATCGCATCTTTGCTTTCTCAGGTTGATCATGTAGTGACGTTTTAATGCTAGCCGTTCTTACAGGTTCCGACTATACAGGCGAAATAAAGGCGCAACTGGGCGGTATGAAACCTTCGACGCCCGTTATACTATGTGGAGACGGGACTTATCTTTACGCCGAGTTAATTGGCGAGTTTCCTGCATTATCGATATATGTTTTGGCAGAAGATGCGTTAGCGCGAGGTGTGACATTATCTGCTGAGTATTTAATAGATTATCGGGATTGGGTTGCCTTATCGCATAAATTTTACCCGTGGGTATTGTTGTAGTATGACCGAAAAACATTTTTTTAACTGGCAAGGTAGCCAAATCTTCACCGATAAGTCCGGTTACTTACTTGATCATACGCAGTGGAAAGAAGAGATGGCACTGCTGCTGGCGCAATCAGAAAACATTGCGCTTACGGAGGAGCATTGGGAGGTAATACGTTTTGTTCGCGAATTTTATCTTCAATACGATACCAGCCCTGCGATCCGCGCATTGGTAAAGGCTTTTGCGCAGCAGTACGGGCCGGAAAAAGGGAATAGCCGCTATTTGCAACGGTTGTTTCCTAAAGGTCCGGCGAAACAAGCAACTAAGCTGGCGGGCTTACCCAAACCGGCAAAATGCCTGTAATTGCCGTCTGAGCAGCAGGTTTTTATTCCCTTAAAGGAGGCAAGGTGATTCCCATTAAATTACTTTCCAAGTCTGTGAGTAAATTTGGCGCGGTTATTCTTACCAGCATTGCTGCTAGTTCCGCTTTTAACTATGCTTATTCTCAAGAAACGTTAGAATCCGAAGTGATAAATGTGGAAGGAAAAAAGCGGCATTATCGCTTATTTGTTCCCTCTGCCGCTGAAGAAGGGTTAGAGTTGCCGCTGGTACTGAATTTTCACGGAACCAGCTCCACCCCTCAACAGCAGGCTAAATTTTCTGATATGGAAGATTTAGCTGAAAAAGAAGGTTTTTTTGTTGTTTCGCCTGCTGCCATCTATAAAAGGAAGAGCGACGGCCCAAATACCTGGAATGTGGATAAAGATCCCAAAGGAGTGAGTGACGTTTCCTTTGTTAAAGCTATTCTCGAAAAGCTCAAAGCCGATTATCCTGTTGATGAAAGTCGTATTTATGCTACTGGGTTTTCGGGCGGAGCTCGAATGAGCAGCCGCTTAGCTTGTGATATGGCGAACGACATTGCCGCTATAGGTCCAGTAGCTGGCGTGCGTTATCCGGAAGATTGTGAACCGGCAAGGCCAGTGCCAGTAGTGACGTTTCATGGTACGAAAGACACAGTAAATCATTATGAAGTACAGGAAGATTCCCCTTCGTACTGGCGAATGGGTGTAGAAAAGGCCGTTGATGGATGGATTAAACACAATGGTTGTAACCCCGAGCCCGAAGTGGATAAGATTGATAGCAGTGTTACCCGTTTTACCTACACCGAATGTAAAGACAACGCAGATATCTTGTTCTATCGTTCTGAAACAGCCGGGCATACTTGGCCAGGTTCAGCATCGGGAGAAGATTTTGCAAAATATGGTTTAGGTAAAACTGATGAGGAACTTCCCGCCACTAAATTTATCTGGGCGTTTTTCAGTACTCACCCCTTGCCGGGCAACGAGGCAAATTAGCTTAAACTCAGTAATAGAAAAATCCGGTGGCCAATGCCCCCGGATTTTTGTCTCTAACAAGAAGTTGCTTATCCTGCTTTAAGTTCTGTCAATCCACCCATATAACTTACCAACACTTCTGGAATCTTTATACTTCCATCTTCCTGTTGATAGTTTTCCAGCACTGCAACCAAGGTGCGACCTACTGCCAAACCGGATCCATTTAGCGTATGTAAAAGTTCTGGTTTACCCGTCTGGTGGTCGCGATATCTTGCCTGCATCCGGCGCGCCTGAAAATCTCCCATATTCGAGCAGGAAGAAATTTCTCGATAAGTATCTTGTGCAGGAAGCCAGACTTCCAAATCATAGGTTTTACAAGAACCAAAGCCCATGTCGCCGGTACACAGCAGCATCTTGCGATACGCCAGGCCCAGCTTTTGCA
Coding sequences:
- a CDS encoding Bax inhibitor-1/YccA family protein encodes the protein MDQRSMYAGASRSSVLETNKVLRNTYMLLAMTLAFSAVCAGIAMAVGISPIMSLVMTIGAFITLFVVQKKADSASGLFWVFLFTGLMGASLGYTLNFYLGVAGPGLIMQALGATALVFFALSGYVLTTKKDFSFMGGFLMVGLMVVIVAAIANIFFAVPAVSLAISAAIVFIMSGLILFDTSRIIHGGETNYIRATVSLYLNIYNLFTAILHLLGAFGGDD
- the tusD gene encoding sulfurtransferase complex subunit TusD; the protein is MATYSVLVTTSPFDSSNARRAISFCTSAIELGDKIQQIFFYQAGVYHANALINPTNDEYNPYFQWCEIHQSAATRLWVCVTAAAKRGIMSKHEAAIAEKTQHNVVFPFEQVGLGEFFTELHQCDRLVQF
- the tusC gene encoding sulfurtransferase complex subunit TusC, which produces MATLLIRQTHSPYDSSDASEGLDFALGATNFGHNVIVLFSGRGVLQLLNNQAPPAGTKNHAKRLNLLPLYDIEKCYVCSRSLTDFFPAALSDPTLLMNVVKPIETKEIASLLSQVDHVVTF
- a CDS encoding DsrH/TusB family sulfur metabolism protein, encoding MLAVLTGSDYTGEIKAQLGGMKPSTPVILCGDGTYLYAELIGEFPALSIYVLAEDALARGVTLSAEYLIDYRDWVALSHKFYPWVLL
- a CDS encoding TusE/DsrC/DsvC family sulfur relay protein; translated protein: MTEKHFFNWQGSQIFTDKSGYLLDHTQWKEEMALLLAQSENIALTEEHWEVIRFVREFYLQYDTSPAIRALVKAFAQQYGPEKGNSRYLQRLFPKGPAKQATKLAGLPKPAKCL
- a CDS encoding extracellular catalytic domain type 1 short-chain-length polyhydroxyalkanoate depolymerase: MIPIKLLSKSVSKFGAVILTSIAASSAFNYAYSQETLESEVINVEGKKRHYRLFVPSAAEEGLELPLVLNFHGTSSTPQQQAKFSDMEDLAEKEGFFVVSPAAIYKRKSDGPNTWNVDKDPKGVSDVSFVKAILEKLKADYPVDESRIYATGFSGGARMSSRLACDMANDIAAIGPVAGVRYPEDCEPARPVPVVTFHGTKDTVNHYEVQEDSPSYWRMGVEKAVDGWIKHNGCNPEPEVDKIDSSVTRFTYTECKDNADILFYRSETAGHTWPGSASGEDFAKYGLGKTDEELPATKFIWAFFSTHPLPGNEAN